A region from the Halomonas piscis genome encodes:
- the argJ gene encoding bifunctional glutamate N-acetyltransferase/amino-acid acetyltransferase ArgJ, with the protein MAVGHVPFPAMPALDGVRLGTTRAGIGKAGRRDLVVIELPDTASVAGVFTRNAFCAAPVQVAREHLAACRRQGQAPRYWLINTGNANAGTGAQGLDDARESCRALAAEAGLPAHRVLPFSTGVIGEALPMEALLAGITPAFAARSGQSEAWEQAAAGILTTDTQLKGASVEVPLGDRRVTLNGIAKGSGMIRPDMATMLGFVVTDAAVAPALLERLLRQAVDRSFNCITVDSDTSTNDACLLAATGQGAEIATDDEIRAFADGLEQVLVALAQAIIRDGEGATKFVTLDVVGAASRREALDVAFTVAHSPLVKTALYASDANWGRILAAVGRAPVADFDVERVTIDLDEVRLVEGGGRAPGYTEAAGSAVMAREEIGIRIDLGRGDSDARVWTSDLSHEYVSINADYRS; encoded by the coding sequence ATGGCGGTGGGTCATGTCCCGTTTCCCGCAATGCCGGCGCTTGACGGCGTACGCCTGGGCACGACCAGGGCCGGTATCGGCAAGGCCGGCCGGCGCGATCTGGTGGTGATCGAACTGCCCGATACGGCAAGCGTAGCCGGCGTTTTCACCCGCAACGCCTTTTGCGCCGCGCCGGTGCAGGTCGCCAGGGAGCATCTGGCCGCCTGCCGCCGGCAGGGCCAGGCGCCGCGCTACTGGCTGATCAATACCGGCAACGCCAACGCCGGCACCGGCGCCCAGGGGCTCGACGATGCCCGGGAAAGCTGCCGCGCGCTGGCCGCCGAGGCCGGCTTGCCGGCGCACCGGGTGCTGCCTTTCTCCACCGGCGTGATCGGCGAGGCGCTGCCCATGGAGGCGCTGCTGGCCGGCATCACCCCGGCGTTTGCCGCCCGAAGCGGCCAGAGCGAGGCCTGGGAGCAGGCGGCGGCGGGTATCCTCACCACCGATACGCAGCTCAAGGGGGCAAGCGTCGAAGTGCCCCTGGGCGATCGGCGGGTAACGCTCAACGGCATTGCCAAGGGGTCGGGCATGATTCGCCCTGACATGGCGACCATGCTCGGCTTTGTGGTGACCGACGCCGCCGTGGCGCCGGCGCTTCTCGAGCGGCTGCTGCGCCAGGCGGTAGACCGCTCGTTCAACTGCATCACCGTGGACAGCGACACCTCGACCAACGACGCCTGCCTGCTGGCCGCTACCGGGCAGGGGGCGGAAATCGCCACCGACGACGAGATTCGTGCCTTTGCCGACGGCCTCGAACAGGTGCTGGTGGCCCTGGCCCAGGCGATCATCCGCGACGGCGAGGGTGCCACCAAGTTCGTCACGCTCGACGTGGTCGGTGCCGCTAGCCGCCGGGAAGCGCTGGACGTGGCCTTTACCGTGGCCCATTCGCCGCTGGTCAAGACCGCGCTCTACGCCTCGGACGCCAACTGGGGGCGAATTCTGGCGGCGGTGGGGCGCGCGCCGGTGGCCGATTTCGACGTCGAGCGTGTCACCATTGACCTGGACGAAGTGCGTCTGGTAGAAGGCGGCGGCCGCGCGCCGGGCTATACCGAAGCCGCCGGCAGCGCGGTGATGGCGCGGGAGGAGATCGGCATCCGTATTGATCTGGGGCGCGGCGATAGCGACGCCAGGGTGTGGACGTCGGATCTTTCCCACGAGTATGTGTCCATCAACGCCGACTATCGCAGCTGA
- the ftsZ gene encoding cell division protein FtsZ has translation MFELVDNAPSSSAVIKVVGVGGGGGNAVNHMVESNIEGVEFICANTDAQALKRVSAKTILQLGSEITKGLGAGADPEVGRQAAMEDRERIAELLDGADMIFITAGMGGGTGTGGAPVVAQVAKELGILTVAVVTRPFPFEGPKRSRSAEEGMKELSEHVDSLITIPNEKLLSVLGKSATLLTAFSAANDVLLGAVQGIAELITSPGIINVDFADVRTVMSEMGMAMMGTGGATGENRAREAAEKAIRSPLLEDIDLHGARGILVNITAGPDLSIGEFNDVGATVQEFASDEATIVVGTSIDMEMSDELRVTVVAAGLDGGQARVAAREPARRAAQADAGADYRTLQQPTVMRQQQAAARAEKPESESRPRSDKRRAAETDDYLDIPAFLRRQAD, from the coding sequence ATGTTCGAACTGGTAGATAACGCACCCTCGAGCAGTGCGGTCATCAAGGTAGTGGGCGTTGGCGGCGGCGGCGGCAACGCCGTCAACCACATGGTGGAAAGCAACATCGAGGGCGTCGAGTTCATCTGCGCCAATACCGATGCTCAGGCGCTCAAGCGCGTCTCCGCCAAGACGATCCTGCAGCTCGGCAGCGAAATCACCAAGGGCCTTGGCGCCGGCGCCGACCCCGAGGTCGGCCGCCAGGCGGCCATGGAGGACCGCGAACGCATCGCCGAGCTGCTCGACGGCGCCGACATGATCTTCATCACTGCCGGCATGGGCGGCGGCACCGGTACCGGCGGCGCGCCGGTGGTGGCCCAGGTGGCCAAGGAGCTGGGGATTCTTACCGTCGCCGTGGTGACGCGGCCCTTCCCCTTCGAAGGTCCCAAGCGCTCGCGCTCCGCCGAAGAGGGCATGAAGGAGCTCTCCGAGCACGTTGACTCGCTGATCACCATTCCCAACGAGAAGCTGCTCTCGGTGCTGGGCAAGAGCGCCACGCTGCTGACCGCCTTCAGCGCGGCCAACGACGTGCTGCTGGGCGCCGTCCAGGGCATCGCCGAGCTGATCACCAGCCCCGGGATCATCAACGTCGACTTTGCCGACGTGCGCACCGTGATGTCGGAAATGGGCATGGCGATGATGGGCACCGGCGGCGCCACCGGCGAAAACCGCGCCCGCGAGGCGGCGGAAAAGGCCATCCGCAGCCCGCTGCTGGAAGATATCGATCTGCACGGCGCCCGGGGGATTCTGGTCAACATTACCGCCGGGCCGGATCTGTCGATTGGCGAATTCAACGACGTCGGTGCCACGGTCCAGGAGTTCGCCTCCGACGAGGCGACCATCGTGGTGGGAACTTCCATCGACATGGAAATGTCGGATGAGCTGCGGGTGACCGTGGTGGCAGCGGGGCTTGACGGCGGCCAGGCGCGCGTCGCGGCGCGCGAGCCGGCGCGGCGCGCGGCCCAGGCTGACGCCGGCGCCGACTATCGCACGCTCCAGCAGCCTACGGTCATGCGTCAGCAGCAGGCCGCGGCCCGGGCCGAAAAGCCGGAGAGCGAAAGCCGGCCTCGGTCCGACAAGCGCCGCGCCGCCGAGACGGACGACTACCTGGACATTCCGGCGTTTCTGCGCCGCCAGGCCGACTAG
- a CDS encoding Nudix family hydrolase — MKAMVKRRVHVAAAAIISDDKQKVLIARRPSSFDQGGLWEFPGGKLAPYETGLEGLKRELHEELGVEITRAQPLIRVHHEYPDKHILLDVWQVHAFSGEPFGREGQAVRWVPMEELSGYPFPAANLPILRAVMLPAEYLITAEEEDEAVFGERLTRALEEDGVRLVQLRAKSLDGEQYLARARRALALCREYGARLLLNGDPALLEQVDADGIHLTSERLMQLDRRPIPAGKWLGASTHNAEQLEKAAALGCDLVTLSPLAPTPSHPDAVLMGWHDFQQHVEHAGMPVFALGGMTRQHANRARAVGAQGIASIRDFWR, encoded by the coding sequence ATGAAAGCAATGGTAAAACGACGGGTTCACGTTGCCGCCGCGGCAATCATCAGCGATGACAAGCAGAAGGTGCTGATTGCGCGCCGGCCCTCAAGCTTCGATCAGGGCGGCCTGTGGGAGTTTCCCGGCGGCAAGCTGGCCCCTTACGAAACGGGTCTGGAAGGTCTCAAGCGCGAGCTGCACGAAGAGCTGGGGGTGGAAATTACCCGGGCCCAGCCGCTGATCCGCGTGCACCACGAATACCCCGACAAGCATATCCTGCTCGACGTATGGCAGGTTCATGCGTTTTCCGGCGAGCCGTTCGGCCGCGAAGGCCAGGCGGTGCGCTGGGTGCCCATGGAGGAGCTGTCGGGCTATCCGTTCCCGGCGGCCAACCTGCCCATTCTGCGCGCGGTCATGCTGCCCGCCGAATATCTGATCACCGCCGAAGAGGAAGACGAAGCGGTCTTTGGCGAGCGCCTGACCCGGGCGCTGGAGGAAGACGGCGTGCGGCTGGTGCAGCTTAGGGCCAAGAGCCTCGACGGCGAGCAGTATCTGGCCCGCGCCCGCCGGGCGCTGGCGCTTTGCCGGGAGTACGGCGCTCGGCTGCTGCTCAACGGCGACCCGGCTTTGCTCGAGCAGGTCGACGCCGACGGTATTCACCTGACCAGCGAGCGGCTGATGCAGCTTGACCGGCGGCCGATACCCGCGGGCAAGTGGCTGGGCGCCTCGACCCATAACGCCGAGCAGCTGGAAAAGGCGGCCGCTCTCGGCTGCGACCTGGTTACGCTGTCGCCGCTGGCGCCCACGCCTTCGCATCCGGACGCGGTGCTGATGGGCTGGCATGACTTTCAACAGCACGTGGAGCACGCCGGCATGCCGGTGTTTGCGCTGGGCGGAATGACGCGCCAGCATGCCAACCGGGCCCGCGCGGTGGGCGCCCAGGGCATTGCCTCGATCCGGGACTTCTGGCGCTGA
- a CDS encoding D-alanine--D-alanine ligase, with protein sequence MSQPLTSHAATPGTTASPVVVIYGGTSAEREVSLKSGAAILAALGRSGVDAVGYDPADQGLVGLERLAPAAVFIALHGRGGEDGSLQGALELLGIPYTGSGVLASALGMDKARTKQVWQAFDLPTPESIMLSGASDWQAVAGRLGLPLIVKPVHEGSTLGISIVQSVAELEAAYHEAARFDARVMAERFVQGEEYTVSILGDRALPAVRVEVPGGFYDYEAKYLSNTTQYHLPCGLDEADEAELAELCRKAFAAIGGAGWGRVDVMRDARGHFWLIEVNTVPGMTDHSLVPQAAAHTGMDFDRLVLEILATAGHVGHDAEA encoded by the coding sequence GTGAGCCAACCCTTGACCTCCCATGCCGCTACGCCGGGAACGACCGCGTCGCCGGTGGTAGTGATCTATGGCGGCACCTCCGCCGAGCGCGAGGTGTCGCTCAAGAGCGGGGCGGCGATTCTTGCCGCTCTTGGGCGCAGCGGCGTTGACGCCGTGGGCTACGATCCCGCCGATCAGGGCCTTGTCGGCCTTGAACGGCTGGCGCCGGCCGCGGTGTTCATTGCGCTGCACGGCCGCGGCGGCGAGGACGGCTCACTGCAGGGGGCCCTCGAGCTGCTGGGCATTCCCTATACCGGCAGCGGCGTGCTGGCCTCGGCGCTGGGCATGGACAAGGCGCGTACCAAGCAGGTCTGGCAGGCGTTCGATTTGCCCACGCCGGAAAGCATCATGCTCAGCGGCGCCTCTGACTGGCAGGCGGTGGCCGGCCGGCTGGGGCTGCCGCTGATCGTCAAGCCCGTGCACGAGGGATCGACGCTTGGCATCAGCATCGTGCAAAGCGTCGCTGAGCTTGAAGCCGCGTATCATGAAGCCGCGCGCTTTGATGCCCGGGTCATGGCGGAGCGCTTTGTTCAGGGCGAGGAATATACCGTGTCGATCCTCGGCGATCGGGCGCTGCCGGCGGTCCGGGTCGAGGTGCCGGGGGGCTTTTACGACTACGAAGCCAAGTATCTGTCCAATACCACGCAATATCATCTGCCCTGCGGGCTCGATGAGGCTGACGAAGCCGAGCTTGCCGAACTTTGCCGGAAAGCGTTTGCGGCCATCGGCGGGGCCGGCTGGGGGCGCGTTGACGTCATGCGCGACGCCCGGGGGCATTTCTGGCTGATCGAGGTCAATACCGTGCCGGGCATGACCGACCACAGCCTGGTACCCCAGGCCGCGGCCCATACGGGGATGGACTTTGATCGGCTGGTGCTCGAGATTCTGGCAACCGCCGGCCATGTGGGCCACGATGCAGAAGCGTAA
- a CDS encoding DUF721 domain-containing protein, whose translation MSIKVKRSRAQPVGQLLKPRGDIGRLMQASRLIDEAQRRLRADLPEPMREHVFVGGVSEGRLTLICDRAALVTWLRFEQPRLLTLLHGIPGFEGVTGLRFKVRPVRPVKAPRRYCRTLPQSAGKVLTECAEETRDPGLKAALERLASHAPR comes from the coding sequence ATGAGTATAAAGGTTAAGCGTTCTCGCGCACAGCCCGTGGGGCAACTGCTCAAGCCCCGGGGCGATATCGGCCGGCTGATGCAGGCGTCGCGCCTGATTGACGAGGCCCAGCGCCGGCTGCGCGCTGACCTGCCGGAGCCAATGCGCGAGCACGTCTTTGTCGGCGGCGTGAGCGAAGGGCGGCTGACGCTGATCTGCGACCGCGCCGCGCTGGTCACCTGGCTGCGCTTCGAGCAGCCGCGCCTGCTGACGCTGCTCCACGGCATCCCCGGGTTTGAGGGCGTGACCGGCCTGCGCTTCAAGGTGCGCCCGGTGCGCCCGGTGAAAGCGCCCCGCCGCTACTGCCGCACCCTGCCCCAATCCGCCGGCAAGGTGCTCACCGAATGCGCCGAGGAGACCCGGGATCCCGGGCTCAAGGCCGCGCTTGAGCGGCTGGCCTCCCACGCGCCCCGCTGA
- the lpxC gene encoding UDP-3-O-acyl-N-acetylglucosamine deacetylase, which yields MIKQRTLQNVIRATGVGLHSGAKVHMALRPAPANTGIVFVRTDLQPAVEVPARADLVEDTMLCTALSRRGVKVATVEHLMSAFAGLGIDNAYVDLSAGEVPIMDGSASPFVFLIQSAGICEQNAAKKFIRIKERVSVGDADKEAVFLPHEGFKVSFSIDFAHPVFEQQKQSALIDFSTTSFVKDVSRARTFGFMRDIENLRANNLALGGSLENAVVVDDYRIVNDGGLRYDDEFVKHKVLDAIGDLYQLGHSLIGEFRGVKSGHALNNQLCRELLSRPEAYEIVTFEEDRAVAPISYAAPAMA from the coding sequence ATGATCAAACAACGCACACTGCAAAACGTCATCCGTGCCACCGGAGTGGGGCTGCACTCTGGCGCAAAAGTTCACATGGCGCTGCGCCCGGCACCCGCCAATACCGGCATCGTGTTCGTGAGGACGGATTTGCAGCCGGCGGTGGAAGTTCCTGCAAGGGCCGATCTGGTGGAAGACACCATGCTGTGCACGGCGCTTTCCCGCCGTGGTGTCAAGGTGGCGACCGTCGAGCACCTGATGTCGGCGTTTGCCGGCCTGGGGATCGACAACGCCTACGTTGACCTGAGCGCCGGCGAAGTGCCGATCATGGACGGCAGCGCCAGCCCGTTCGTGTTCCTGATCCAGTCGGCGGGCATCTGCGAGCAGAACGCGGCCAAGAAGTTCATCCGTATCAAGGAGCGAGTGAGCGTGGGCGACGCCGACAAGGAAGCCGTGTTTCTCCCTCACGAAGGTTTCAAGGTGTCGTTTTCCATCGACTTTGCCCATCCGGTGTTCGAGCAGCAGAAGCAGTCGGCGCTGATCGATTTTTCCACTACCTCCTTTGTCAAGGATGTTTCCCGGGCGCGGACCTTTGGTTTCATGCGCGATATCGAAAACCTGCGCGCCAACAACCTGGCCCTCGGGGGCAGCCTGGAAAATGCCGTCGTGGTAGACGACTACCGCATCGTCAACGACGGCGGGCTGCGCTACGACGACGAGTTCGTCAAGCACAAGGTGCTGGATGCCATCGGCGATTTGTACCAGCTGGGGCACAGCCTCATCGGCGAGTTTCGCGGGGTGAAGTCGGGCCATGCGCTGAACAATCAGCTGTGCCGCGAACTGCTGTCCCGACCGGAGGCCTACGAGATCGTTACCTTCGAGGAAGACAGGGCCGTGGCGCCGATTTCCTACGCCGCGCCGGCCATGGCGTAA
- the secA gene encoding preprotein translocase subunit SecA: protein MISNVLRKVVGSKNEREVKRMHKSVQHVNALESEFEALSEAELQGKTGELRARLDDGEPLDSLLPQAFAVVREASKRVMGMRHFDVQMVGGMTLNDGRIAEMKTGEGKTLVATLAVYLNALPAKGVHVVTVNDYLARRDADWMRPLYEFLGLSVGVIFSGQPNEEKRHAYACDITYGTNNEFGFDYLRDNMAFSLEEKVQRPLHYAIVDEVDSILIDEARTPLIISGAVDENTELYGVVDRLATHLEKGEEPEDEDAPPTGDFLLDEKQKQVELTEQGHNRVEELMRAEGLLGEEESLYAAQNLGLLQHMHSALRARHLYQRDVDYIIADGQVVIVDEHTGRSMPGRRWSEGLHQAVEAKEGVTVQRESQTLASTTFQNYFRLYEKLAGMTGTADTEAFEFRQIYGLDVIVIPTNRPQARQDLNDLVYQSAEEKYRAIIKDVQEQTEAGRPVLVGTASIDTSEYLARLMREAGISFNVLNAKQHQSEAEIIAQAGRPGAVTIATNMAGRGTDIVLGGNWEAEAARLENPTAADIETLKNEWQKRHDAVLEAGGLHVIGSERHESRRIDNQLRGRSGRQGDPGSTRFFLSLEDSLMRLFGSDRVKRMMKALGLEEGEAIEHKMVSNAVERAQKKVEGRNFDIRKQLLEYDDVSNDQRRVIYEQRNDILKSEDVADAVAGIREEVVDEAISSFVPPQSLAEQWDLAGLETHLKTELNLEAPVVEWAREDQRLSEEKLRERLQTMHREAYEAKIEAAGEALIRRFEKQVMLQVLDTRWKEHLQSMDHLRRGIHLRGYAQKNPKQEYKRESFDLFQQLLANIKADVTRILSHVQVRQPEEVDALERERREALEREQATAASRHDEPEGSADETASETPEAAAAEGQPVRREGPKVGRNDLCPCGSGKKYKHCCGKLS, encoded by the coding sequence ATGATCAGTAACGTACTGCGCAAAGTCGTCGGCTCCAAGAACGAACGCGAAGTCAAACGCATGCACAAGAGCGTGCAGCACGTCAACGCCCTGGAAAGCGAGTTCGAAGCGCTGAGCGAGGCCGAGCTGCAGGGCAAGACCGGCGAGCTGCGCGCCCGCCTGGACGACGGTGAGCCGCTGGACAGCCTGCTGCCCCAGGCTTTTGCCGTTGTCCGCGAGGCGAGCAAGCGGGTCATGGGCATGCGCCACTTCGACGTGCAGATGGTCGGCGGCATGACGCTCAACGACGGACGGATCGCCGAGATGAAAACCGGCGAGGGCAAGACCCTGGTGGCCACCCTTGCCGTCTACCTCAACGCCCTGCCGGCCAAGGGCGTGCACGTGGTCACGGTGAACGACTATCTGGCCCGCCGCGACGCCGACTGGATGCGTCCGCTGTACGAGTTTCTGGGGCTTTCGGTGGGCGTGATCTTTTCCGGCCAGCCCAACGAGGAAAAGCGCCACGCCTACGCCTGCGATATTACCTACGGCACCAACAACGAGTTCGGTTTTGACTACCTGCGCGACAACATGGCGTTTTCGCTCGAGGAAAAGGTGCAGCGCCCGCTGCACTACGCCATTGTCGACGAGGTGGATTCGATTCTTATCGACGAGGCGCGCACGCCGCTGATCATCTCCGGCGCGGTGGATGAAAACACCGAGCTTTACGGCGTCGTCGACCGTCTGGCGACACATCTGGAAAAGGGCGAAGAGCCGGAAGACGAAGATGCACCGCCCACCGGCGACTTTCTGCTCGACGAAAAGCAAAAGCAGGTCGAACTCACCGAGCAGGGGCATAACCGCGTGGAAGAGCTGATGCGCGCCGAAGGCCTGCTGGGCGAGGAGGAGTCGCTTTACGCCGCGCAGAACCTGGGGCTTTTGCAGCATATGCATTCGGCGCTGCGCGCCCGCCATCTCTATCAGCGCGACGTCGACTACATCATCGCCGACGGTCAGGTGGTCATTGTCGACGAACACACCGGCCGCTCGATGCCCGGGCGGCGCTGGTCGGAAGGGCTGCACCAGGCCGTGGAGGCCAAGGAGGGCGTCACCGTCCAGCGCGAGAGCCAGACCCTTGCTTCCACCACCTTCCAGAACTATTTCCGCCTTTACGAGAAACTGGCCGGCATGACCGGCACGGCGGATACCGAAGCCTTCGAGTTTCGCCAGATCTACGGCCTGGACGTGATCGTCATTCCCACCAACCGCCCCCAGGCGCGCCAGGATCTCAACGATCTGGTCTACCAGAGCGCCGAGGAAAAATACCGGGCGATCATCAAGGATGTGCAGGAGCAGACCGAGGCGGGCCGCCCGGTGCTGGTGGGTACCGCCTCCATTGACACCTCCGAGTACCTGGCGCGGCTGATGCGCGAGGCGGGCATCAGCTTCAACGTGCTCAACGCCAAGCAGCACCAGAGCGAAGCCGAGATCATCGCCCAGGCCGGGCGCCCCGGGGCCGTGACCATTGCCACCAATATGGCCGGCCGGGGGACGGATATCGTGCTCGGCGGCAACTGGGAAGCCGAGGCCGCCAGGCTGGAAAACCCCACCGCGGCGGATATCGAGACGCTCAAGAACGAATGGCAAAAGCGCCACGACGCGGTGCTGGAAGCCGGCGGCCTGCACGTGATCGGCTCCGAGCGTCACGAGTCCCGGCGCATCGACAACCAGCTGCGCGGGCGCTCCGGGCGCCAGGGTGACCCCGGCTCCACGCGGTTTTTCCTCTCTCTGGAAGACAGCCTGATGCGGCTGTTCGGCTCTGACCGCGTCAAGCGGATGATGAAGGCGCTGGGCCTCGAAGAGGGCGAGGCCATCGAGCACAAGATGGTGTCCAACGCCGTGGAGCGGGCCCAGAAAAAGGTCGAGGGGCGCAACTTCGATATCCGCAAGCAGCTGCTGGAGTACGACGACGTCTCCAACGACCAGCGTCGGGTGATCTACGAACAGCGCAACGACATTCTCAAGTCCGAAGACGTGGCCGACGCCGTGGCGGGCATTCGCGAAGAGGTCGTGGACGAGGCGATCAGCAGCTTCGTGCCGCCCCAGAGCCTCGCCGAGCAGTGGGACCTGGCAGGGCTTGAAACTCACCTCAAGACCGAGCTCAACCTGGAAGCGCCGGTGGTCGAATGGGCCCGGGAAGACCAGCGGCTGAGCGAGGAAAAGCTCCGCGAGCGGCTGCAGACCATGCACCGGGAGGCCTACGAAGCCAAGATCGAAGCGGCCGGCGAGGCGCTGATCCGGCGGTTTGAAAAGCAGGTGATGCTGCAGGTGCTGGATACCCGCTGGAAAGAGCACTTGCAGTCCATGGACCACCTGCGCCGGGGGATCCACCTGCGCGGCTACGCCCAGAAGAACCCCAAGCAGGAATACAAGCGCGAGTCCTTCGACCTGTTTCAACAGCTGCTGGCCAATATCAAGGCCGACGTCACGCGGATTCTGAGCCATGTCCAGGTGCGCCAGCCCGAAGAGGTTGACGCGCTGGAGCGCGAGCGTCGCGAAGCGCTCGAGCGCGAACAGGCGACCGCCGCCAGCCGCCACGACGAGCCCGAGGGCAGCGCGGATGAAACCGCATCCGAGACCCCCGAGGCCGCGGCCGCCGAGGGCCAGCCGGTGCGCCGGGAAGGGCCCAAGGTGGGGCGTAACGACCTTTGCCCCTGCGGCTCGGGTAAGAAGTACAAGCACTGCTGCGGCAAGCTCAGCTAA
- a CDS encoding cell division protein FtsQ/DivIB has protein sequence MQKRNVWLGLLLLALMLGAGGRALWLWLDTPVERVSVRGDWDYANADYLRGQLAPLVRDARWLSVDLAELRQAALEIGWVKEVRVSRQWPDALAFELVEQEPITRWNDDQLLNVEGTPFDFAPLAAPEGLPDLAGPEGSSKEVLAYYRSLEKQLGRLDLALDQLRLEPRGAWRLQLTDGAWVMLGRHQREARLARLMASWRHELNRYAGAIRYIDLRYPNGVAVAWHGDSPRTADAVSEDPS, from the coding sequence ATGCAGAAGCGTAACGTCTGGCTTGGCCTTCTGCTGCTGGCGCTGATGCTCGGCGCCGGCGGCCGGGCGCTGTGGCTGTGGCTGGATACGCCGGTCGAGCGCGTTTCGGTGCGCGGCGACTGGGACTACGCCAACGCCGACTATCTGCGTGGCCAGCTGGCGCCGCTGGTACGCGACGCGCGCTGGCTGTCGGTGGATCTGGCCGAGCTGCGACAGGCGGCGCTGGAAATCGGCTGGGTCAAGGAAGTCCGGGTGTCGCGCCAGTGGCCCGATGCCCTGGCGTTCGAGCTGGTCGAGCAGGAGCCGATCACGCGCTGGAACGATGATCAGCTGCTCAACGTCGAGGGGACACCCTTCGACTTTGCGCCGCTTGCCGCGCCGGAGGGGCTGCCTGACCTGGCCGGGCCGGAAGGCAGCAGCAAGGAAGTGCTGGCCTATTATCGGAGCCTGGAAAAGCAGCTGGGCAGGCTCGATCTGGCCCTTGATCAGCTGCGCCTCGAGCCTCGGGGCGCCTGGCGGCTGCAGCTGACTGACGGCGCCTGGGTCATGCTGGGTCGCCATCAGCGCGAGGCTCGTCTGGCGCGTCTGATGGCTTCCTGGCGGCACGAGCTTAACCGCTACGCCGGTGCTATTCGCTATATCGATCTGCGCTACCCCAACGGCGTGGCCGTCGCCTGGCACGGCGACTCGCCCCGAACGGCCGATGCCGTCTCGGAGGATCCGTCCTGA
- the ftsA gene encoding cell division protein FtsA: MAGSSSASSMVVGLDIGTSKVVAIVGQPTDDGGIEIAGIGSHPSNGMKRGVVINIESTVQSIQRAVEEAELMAGCDIHSVYVGIAGSHISSMNSDGVVAIKEREVSASDIDRVIDSARARAVSEGQRVLHVLPQEFSIDAQGGIREPLGMSGVRLEAQVHLVTAAANAVQNIEKCVRRCGLDVDATILEQLASSMAVLTEDERELGVCMVDVGGGTTDMAIFTEGAIRHTAVIPIAGDQVTNDIAMALRTPTQHAEEIKVKYACALTELAASDEMIKVPSVGDRPSRDLSRQALAEVVEPRYEELYILVREELRRSGYEDMVAAGIVLTGGTSRMEGASELAEEIFHMPVRIACPQNVKGLADVVRNPIYATGVGLLHYALQEAQYGRSQQAQAGVVAAPSGRGDKSAEAATGTTLTRIKGWFKRNF, translated from the coding sequence ATGGCAGGCTCATCCAGTGCATCCAGCATGGTGGTCGGGTTGGATATCGGAACGTCCAAGGTCGTTGCGATTGTCGGCCAGCCCACCGACGACGGTGGCATCGAGATTGCCGGGATCGGCTCCCACCCCTCGAACGGCATGAAGCGCGGCGTGGTCATCAACATTGAATCTACGGTGCAGTCCATTCAGCGCGCCGTGGAGGAAGCTGAACTGATGGCCGGCTGTGATATACACTCGGTCTATGTGGGGATTGCCGGCAGTCACATCAGCTCCATGAATTCCGACGGCGTCGTGGCGATCAAGGAGCGCGAAGTCAGCGCCTCGGATATCGATCGCGTGATCGATTCGGCCCGGGCGCGCGCCGTCTCCGAAGGCCAGCGCGTGCTCCACGTGCTGCCCCAGGAGTTTTCGATCGACGCCCAGGGCGGCATCCGCGAGCCGCTGGGCATGTCGGGCGTGCGCCTTGAGGCTCAGGTGCATCTGGTCACCGCCGCCGCCAACGCCGTACAAAATATCGAAAAGTGCGTGCGCCGCTGCGGCCTTGACGTTGACGCCACCATTCTTGAGCAGCTGGCTTCCAGCATGGCCGTGCTCACCGAGGACGAGCGCGAGCTGGGAGTGTGCATGGTGGACGTGGGCGGCGGCACCACCGACATGGCCATCTTTACCGAAGGCGCCATTCGCCACACCGCGGTGATTCCCATCGCCGGCGACCAGGTCACCAACGACATCGCCATGGCGCTGCGTACGCCGACCCAGCACGCCGAGGAAATCAAGGTCAAATACGCCTGTGCGCTGACCGAGCTTGCGGCCAGCGACGAGATGATCAAGGTCCCGAGCGTGGGCGATCGGCCCTCTCGGGACCTGTCGCGTCAGGCGCTGGCCGAGGTGGTCGAACCGCGCTACGAAGAGCTCTATATCCTGGTCAGGGAAGAGCTTCGCCGCAGCGGCTACGAGGACATGGTGGCGGCCGGCATTGTGCTGACAGGCGGCACCTCAAGGATGGAGGGGGCAAGCGAGCTTGCCGAAGAGATATTCCATATGCCGGTACGCATCGCCTGCCCGCAGAACGTGAAAGGGCTGGCCGACGTCGTGCGCAACCCGATTTATGCTACAGGCGTTGGCCTGTTGCACTACGCTTTGCAGGAAGCGCAGTACGGCCGCAGCCAGCAGGCGCAAGCCGGCGTGGTGGCCGCGCCTTCCGGGCGCGGCGACAAAAGCGCTGAGGCCGCCACCGGAACAACGCTTACGCGAATCAAGGGCTGGTTCAAGAGAAATTTCTGA